The DNA segment GTGCCGTGAGCCGCCTCCGCCTCGATGGTCTTCCCATCGGGACACACCAGCACTGACGTCATGAGTCCCAGGGAGCCGAAACCTGGGCACGAGGAAACATGAGAGCTGAAGCCTACAGAGTAAGACGTCTAAATAAAGAACGCAGTATGCAGACGTTGTGTTCGACGCGGTCAACAGGCACACTCCTTATCCCATTTCACTGCACCTACCCTGAGCCAGAATGTCCGACTGCACATCGCCGTCATAATTCTTACAGGCCCAAACGAACCCTCCGGAGGACTTCAGGACCTGGGCCACCATGTCGTCGATGAGCCGGTGTTCATACCAGATCTTCAGGTTGGCAAACTCCTGCTTGTAATTCCTGAAAGAGggagaattgaaaaaaaaaaaaaaaaaaacactggatgaGGACAGTAAAATCCAGTGGTCTGCTACTTGATGCAGGAATCTGTCTATAAAATCTAGATCGTAAACTGTATTCTTATAAAGAAAGTTCTCTTCATGCAAAGTGAAGTGCTTCggatgcaattttttttaactgctgagTCGTACTTCTCAAAGATCTCTTCAAAGATGTCTTTGAACCGGCCGTCGTAGGCCTTGAGGATGGTGTTCTTGGTGCTCATGTACAGAGGCCACTTCTTCTGGATGGCATACTGGAAGCAGCTGTGAGCAAACCCAGTGATGGACTGCAGAGAAGATGAACAACACTCAGAACccaatttcacatttaaaaagaactataaaaacagaaaattcactTGTATTTTAACTGAGTGTGCGATCGTGTCTAATAGGATGAATCTCGGAGACACCTCTCCCTTACGTCGTCGGTGTTGTACATCCCCATTCCGCAGCCCCCGTCCTCAAAGTCATACACCTCCCACTCCAGCTGCTTGCTTCCATCAGCCGGACAAAACACCATCTTAAACTTTCCAGGTTGGTTGACAACAAAGTCGGTGGCTCTGTACTGCGAGATCAGATTAAAATTAGACTTTCAGTTTGGATGAATCTCTAGTGACGAAGGAAAGTCATCTTACCTGATCGCCGAATGCATGTCTGCCAATGGTGATGGGTTGAGTCCAGCCAGGGACCAGACGGGGAATGTTTTTACAAAGGATCGGCTCTCGGAAAACAGTGCCTCCCAAGATATTCCTGATGGTGCCGTTAGGACTTTTCCACATCTTCTTCAGCTtaaactctgaaaaaaaaaaagcataactcTGTGGACACGCAAAACAACGCAATGGAAAAGCTATTTTAAACTAAAAGCAGAAGATTCATGCACAACTTCTGGATGAATAACGGCGCTCAAAGATGCTTTACTCGACTTGACTTGACTAGACTGAGAAATGCTGTGGCTGATACGATTAAAGAGTGCACTTGTTTTAGTCTAGAAATTTCAAGTTAGTTATATTAGATGTTGGGTCAGAAAGTTCAGTCAATATAAAGATTTTCATGATGTACTTGTATCTCTTTGcaaaagagttttgtttttggtgctCTGGCTCCAACTGAATCACTTTTACACCACAAGTTCAGACTGGGAGAGCTGTACATGGATACTACTCTAACACGATGCTCACATGCCATTGGACAACTATGTGCCGTGTGTtcctgtaataaataaataccagTAACCACAATGTTAGTAGCAATAACTCTAAGTCAGATCGTGAAATGAATACAACTTCAAACTTACCCTCAACTCGAGCCTCATCAGGGGTGATGGTGGCACATTTGACAGCTACATTGTATTTCTTAGTGGCCAGAGCGGAGTCGATAGTGACCTGGTCGTCGGTGTGGTCTCTGTAGGGCAGGCCCAGGTCGAAATACTTCAGCTGGACATCCACGTTGGGCAGgatgagctggaggagaggttTCAATCAAATTGAGCTTTGATTGAGGGTATAAGGTTCCTCATCATAGATCATTGGATCATAAATAGATCCAAGCTGTTAGATTTACCTTTTCCTTGATGAACTCCCAAATGATACGCGTCATCTCATCACCATCCATCTCCACCACCGGCTGCTCCACCTTGATGCGTGCTGTGGCATCTGAAAGTTTTGGAGTTGTGTTATCTTAGCATAAGGCTGTCGGAGTACTAACAATGGAAAGTGTCGACAGAAAAATTTCTATTTCTGTGCTTTTATTATGATTAATTGATGAACACAAGTTATCTACAGAGCGCCTGTCTTCATGTTAAAATGCTGATGCTATTTTCTCAAGAGGTAAAAATCGTTGCACTGCTTAAGTCCTATTTCCACCCAGTTGCCAGTTGATTTGAGATGCTAATGTCGCTGTCTGTCGTATTTTCCAGGATGGCTAAAAAGATTGAACATACATATCAGCCTCACTTGGTGGAAGACACATTTTTCCAATGCTCAGGCTTAACCGATACATCTGTAACTGTCAGGAAGTAAACTGACTGTTAGAGGAGCCATCGGTGCATCTGTTTCTCCAGCTCTGACCTTCTGCTTATAGCCCACGGCTAACCGGGTGTTTGTTCATCATGTTAAAAGtttagcagcttttttttttttaacaatctgAGATTTGTTAAATGATATCTGACCACTCACAGTTTGTAGAGCtgagataaaaaaataacaataataataataaaataggggctgcacggtggcgcagtgattagcgctcttgcctcacagcaagaggtcttgggttcaaataccggctggggctcagggcctttctgtgtggagtttgcatgttctccctgtgtgcgcgtgggttccctccgggttctccggcttcctcccacggtccaaaaacatgcatgtcaggttaattggtcaccctaaattgcccctaggtatgaatgtgtgagtgaatggttgtctgtctctatatgtcagccctgcgacagactggcgacctgtccagggtctaccctgccttcgcccacagcagctgggatcagctccagccacccgcgaccccgaaagggagtagtggcagaaaatgaataataaaatacagaataCTGTTCGGTTTGgagggtttttattttattattattatcagcaATCCGACCCAACTGCTTCACAGCTGCTGTAACAGCAGCTTATTACTCCTAGTAATAACTAGTAAGATAGGTCAAATATGGAGATCTTGGGCAATGGTAGCCTAGAGGCTAGACATGCGGATTTAGGATTTGAACTTGTGAACTTCGCGTCCCAAAGCTCACACTGTAGCCCCTTGACCCGTGTCTGCACACAAGAGCACCCTAATGTGACCACCCACAGCCTCCTGGAACTAGGATGTACAAATTCAATAAATTATTTTTGATTGCACATAAGTTTGAATTTACACATGGTGGTTTTAGTGCAAAGTATTGGTATCATATCAGCTTTGGTTTTTAAAATTTTACTTTCCTGGTACCGGTGTCACTGAGAGACAATGACCTTGTGAGCAAATCGAGGTTTGATAACACTACTCCCTGCCCAGGACCTGCGCTACATGGACTCACATGCCAGCACAGGTTGGCACACTTGTAGCCAACATTCTATTACTCATACACATTAGATTCAGCACaattggtttctttttttgttgcgTTGATTCATGAATTAattaaatagttaaaaaaaaaaaaaaaagacttgaggAATATACTGAATAAATTTTATGTATGATTCATCACTGGCAGTTTTCCAGTCAGTCTGCACAGACTGGTTTTGGAAAGTCACATGTTCAAGTCCAGATCATTTCTTTTAACACTCCCGGAgctcaaaatgaacattttgtatAAAAATCAGTGCGGCGCCTGGAAGAGGCGCCCCGCTGGTCGAGGTGATCAGGCTGCGGTTTGACTTACACTTCCTCCGCGGCGGTGAGTGGCTGCAGGCGGCGGCAGGTGAGACCACCGCGGGGTTCAGCGGCAGCCCGGCGGCTACAATCCTCGACGCGGTCCTCAGGGTCTGCAGGTAGCCCGCCATGGTCACTCGGCTCTGTTTTCTAGGATCACGGTCCGGGCTTAACAACTCCGACACCGCCGTGCCCTCCGTTCTTATGAATGGACGTAAAGGTGCCGGTGAAGCCCGGTGACGTCAAGACGTTGGCGGGAATCCACTTTACACGTCAGCTTCCTGGTGCCGCTGTCAGCCAGCACTCACGATACATTTAAACACTGAAGCACGTGGAAATAATTTACAACGTATACTTCTAGGGAATGACTAGTTTTATTAacataaaatatacatttcattGATCTTAGTTTATATCAACTTTATATGGTAGTTATAATATagcttgtaattttttttagcTACCATTCACttaaatttttttgtttatttgatttattttcaattgtgatcctttattttgtttctgtgtaTAATTCTTGTCTGCTTTATTTGTCAAGTCTACCTTTTTTCTAGTTTCTATACACATGGACTTACTAAACTGTAGCTATTGTGGACTATATTATTATACTGATGTTATTAcgctttaatgtcttttttcatCTATAATTCTTTTAAATTGTGAACTACACTGAGTATATTTACAGTATAGGAAAGGTGTTACATAAAGTAATTTTCCATTACATCGGTATATAGGTATTACAGTTATTGCCATGAATGTATGCTATTTAAATTAGATACCACTTTATTACAGTcgtgcctgtcgtggtggcaacccccgaacccggtggtggacaccggaggtgagggctgccgtcaagctgaagaaggagtcctatcgagccttgctggctaatgggactcccgaagcagctgacgggtaccggcaggccaagcgaactgcagcccgagcggttgtggaggcaaaaactcgggtctgggaggagttcggggaggccatggaggaggactatcggtcggcctcgaagaaattctggcaaaccgttcggcgcctcaggaggggaaagcaggtctccgccaacactgtttacagtggaggtgggaagttgctgacctcaactggggatatcacaggacggtggaaggaatacttcgaggacctcctcaatcccgtcgccacgtcttccatggaggaagcagaggctgaggtctcagaggtggactcgtccatcacccaagctgaagtcaccgaggtggttggtaagctcctcggtggcaaggcaccgggggtggatgagattcgccctgagtacctcaagtctctggatgtgcagggactgtcttggttgacacgtctctgcaacatcgcgtggcagtcggggacggtgcctctggattggcagaccggggtggtggtccccctgtttaaaaagggggaccggagggtgtgctccaactatagggggatcacactcctcagcctccccgggaaagtctattccagggtactggagaggaggatccgactgatagtcgaacctcggattcaggaggaacaatgcggttttcgtcctggtcgtggaacagtggaccagctctataccctccatagggtgctcgagggttcgtgggagtttgcccaaccagtccacatgtgttttgtggacttggagaaggcattcgaccgcgtccctcgtggtgtcttgtggggggtgctccgggaatacggagtccggggccccctgttaagggccgtccgttctttgtatgaccggagtaggagtctggtccgcattgccggcagtaagtcggacctgttcccggtgcatgttggactccggcagggctgccctttgtcaccggttctgttcatcatttttatggacagaatttctaggtgcagccaggggtcggagggggtccggttcggagaccacaggatttcatctctgctttttgcagatgatgttgtcctgttggcttcatcgaaccaggacctacagcatgcactggggcggttcgcagccgagtgtgaagcgacaggaatgaggatcagcacctccaaatccaaggccatggtcctcgaccggaacaaggtggcttgccctctccaggtaggtagagagaccctagcccaggtggaggagtttaagtatcttggggtcttgttcacgagtgggggacggatggagcgtgagattgacaggcggatcggtgcagcgtctgcagtgatgcagtcgttgtatcggtccgttgtggtgaagatggagctgagccgaaaggcgaagctctcgatttaccggtcaatctacgttcccaccctcacctatggtcatgaactttgggtcatgaccgaaaggacatgatcccggatacaagcggccgaaatgagcttcctccgtagggtggctgggcgctcccttagagatagggtgaggagctcagtcaccagggaggagctcagagtagagccgcttctcctccacatcgagaggggccagctgaggtggctcgggcatctgttcaggatgcctcctggacgcctccctggggaggttttccgggcatgtcccaccgggaggagaccccggggaagacccaggacacgctggagagactatgtctctcggctggcctgggaacgccttgggatcctcccggaagagctagaggaagtgtctggggacagggaagtctgggcatccctgctgagactgctgcccccgcgacccggccccggataagcggctgaagatggatggatggatggatttattaCAGTACCACTTTATACAGTAGGATGACTTTTAGTCATTATAACCCCTGGTTACTAATGTTCCTCCATTCACAACTTTTACATGGATTGTTTCATagatattttcaataaatgcaTAACATGtaataaattaatgaataaatagtTTATCCCTGAATTACTGCAATAGTAGGATTTACATTATCACGTAACTCTCCAGCTTCACTTACTTACCCTTATACAACAGAATACTGTCAAAAGTTAATTGGGACATTATTAATAACTATATGTTGAAACTTTGAGAAGTTTGGAAATTACAGAAGGGATAGGGAGGTTTCAATACTCTTTCCTTGGGAAAAGGACAAGAAAATGCTCCACCCAATTATCTTGGGGGAACTCAATACCTCTCACCCCAAAAGATGCATTTGTAAAGGCATAAAAACAATTGACTGACAATCTTCATGGCAGTCTATGAAAATAATGTATAGAGAAAAATAGCTCTCAACAAATTTGCAAGGTTTACTTCACTGCATTGTCTTTCTCGCCAGTTGGCATTATCTATACTTTCACAATTTAGCATCTCTCAAGTACCATTAGAGAAAAGAGATTCCTCCCAAGAGCATAAACTGTGAGGTAAGCTGAATGTCTCagagttttctttcattttctttggttGTGACAAAGACTGATGAAATAGGTTGACTGTATGTCATTTGATATTGTAGTTATATTGAAACTAATGACAGTAATGCTTTAATCATCCGTATGTCATATTTGTGAGCACTGCAGTGGCTTATTTTCCAGAATTGTTTTCTATAAAAACCTCTGTCCAGTTCTTTGGTTGAATcaccagaagaagaaatcttgaaATACACTTAAATAGAACATACATATTAGTAGGTAACACACTACACAAATTATCTTAACCCAATTACAAATGGTATTCGTGACATTTTTGAACCGTTATATATTCCATTTCACAACgacaaaagaaaactaaataaaatatttttattgaatttttgcCAGTAACTCAAAGTAGAAGAACATGACatggtgaatttttttttaacaatcaaATCCCAACatacaaacaattaaaaaaataggaATTAAAGCAGAGTTGAGTCAGACAATAACATGACTTGTACACATTTTAACAAACTATTTTCAACTATGTATCTGTATCTAAAGGGAATACTTTCTTCAAGGCACAAAGTGTTTGATCACAAGCTTATGATGGAGACAGAGGTCAAGCTTTTAACATATGACATAAATTAAAGTTAAACAAAAGAAATCgtacaaaagaaacaaaaacactccaaaaCTTTTTTGGTCTTTAAACAGTCTCCACTGCAATTATCTGGCTTAAGTTGAACTATATAAAGATTTTAATCTTGTGACAGGGAGATACATGTAAAtgtaatcttaaaaaaaaaagtgttccaTTTCAGTAAAGCTTCCAAAAAACCAAACATGaatataaaaaaggaaaatcccTTTAAGCTGTGGATTTAAGTAAATCTTAAAAGAAAACTACAGTGCTGATCTAGAGTCAGTTCTGCTTTCACACATGGTTCCAAGATTCCAGAAAAGAGTGCAGTTTAAGTGGAGGCCATCAAGGAGCTTTTCTTCTCACCAAAAAAGCTCTTGAGCAGCATGACTTGGCCAATTCCGATGACAAACAGTAGGACGGTTTCTCCTATGGACCAGAAGGTCACCCGCTCCAGAAGATACTCTGCTTTTGTGCGATCCTGCGCCTCCCTCAGTCTGTACCACGTCTGTGAGTCTGCCACCACCTTCAAGACCTCATGAATGGCGACACAAGAAGACTCCAGCTGAAAGCAGAAACATTGACACGTGTTGACGCGGGCTGTGTGACGAACAGaatcaattatttaaaattGGAGGCGTTTATATGTCTGAAAATTACagggaaatgtttaaaagaggAAAGTACAATGAGAAAATGTTTAGATGCTTTAGTTGGCAGTTcatacagaattaaaaaaaatatatgtaagGAATGAATAGCACAAACCATATTTGAGGGCTTAGGGGGTTACTGCACATCAGTTCTTGTGTGGGTGGGTGCACAGGGGGCAGAAGCCTGTTTGTTGAGGTTTTATAGAGTCTGTCTTTCCAGAGGCAGGCGGTGGTTCTTTGTAGTGAGTCCATGTCAATGTCTCTGAGGGGCGTAGTGGTTTGTTTATGGTGAGCTCTGTCACCCTCAccgcctgctgcaggtccttcctgttctctgctCTACGGCTGCAGTCGAGCACCAAAACTTGACCAGTGGCCTCAACAAAAGGGCATTAACGCACATGAGTAATTTTGTAGTGCAGCAGAGTATAAGCCTAATTACTAAGAATTCTTTATCTTGAACTGATTTTAGAGTTTTCCCTTTTAATTGTATGGGTTTTTCCATGTGCTTTCCATGTTCCCTCTCACAGTCTAAAGACATGCTCATAACTGCTGCTCCAAACTGGCTGTAGGTGCAAAGATGTGTAGTTAAAAGTGCATCTTCTTTTGCCATATGTCTTCCTTTATGAGGTTCAAGTTTAAGTAAAACACATGTAAAAAGATGACTTACTGTTGGTGTAACTGAGACAATAATGAATCGATTACATCAGTGACAGGAACATATTTAACTAGAAGGAAAAGAGTTAagtttttttatgcttttcatTGCCTGTGGATCCCAACAGTTATGAACAGTAAAATCTtataatgtaaaaaataaacacatacacacatcacaAATTCTGGCATTCCACCAAAAAATATAACTTGTGAGGAGTGACGCCACATTTTCCTTATACTTTGGAAATCAGTGGTCAACAGTAACCTGCCTTCACTCCAATGTCAGCTGGGACGCTTCCAGTTCTCTGTTACTTAGATTTGTGTAGGTTAGGGCATGACTTGGTCATATATTAATAAAACAACTCTGGCTCCACCTAGTGGACTTCAAAATCTTTTCTCAGGAATTAAATAAGAAGCAACACAATATAATGTTAGACTGGTAACACAATAGAAGAAAAATATTCAGCTACATTTCCCTTTTGAGTTTCATATTTTATATCTGAACGTTTTTTAAGCCTGATCTTTAATTGCTTGATATTGCTGAAGTTAAAGCTGGTCTCAGCTGAATTCAAAGACCTTTTTCCTCAGACCTACCTGTGTCAGTGCTGTATTTTTATCGATTACACCCAGGAGAGGCTTCTCTTCTCCAAAGCGGAAGTCCAGGTACACTACTTTGTTGGTAAAAGTGGAGAAGTCGTTGCTGAAGCAGACCTTGTAGACTCCTTCCATAGCAGTGGTATGAGAAAAGCTGTCATACTGCCTTTTGTTTTCGTTGTACAACACATTGCCCTGGGGATCTGTGACAAAGCAGTCCACGTCGTAGTTGCCTCCTGCAATTACCTACaagtaaatgaaatgaaaatacagattGTCATGGGGAGTGctttgaaataaactgaatgtGCCAATTAAACATGTGGTCCAATTTGATGGAGAAGAGTACTAAAAGTTTGTACACAAGGAGAGTTAAAGTGTAACTTCTCAGAAACTACTCCAAGTATTAGTTACTTTAGAGTAGAgtgttactttattaatcccaaacttGGAAATTCTGATGTCACAGCAGCttcat comes from the Salarias fasciatus chromosome 1, fSalaFa1.1, whole genome shotgun sequence genome and includes:
- the LOC115397190 gene encoding isocitrate dehydrogenase [NADP], mitochondrial-like isoform X1 → MAGYLQTLRTASRIVAAGLPLNPAVVSPAAACSHSPPRRKYATARIKVEQPVVEMDGDEMTRIIWEFIKEKLILPNVDVQLKYFDLGLPYRDHTDDQVTIDSALATKKYNVAVKCATITPDEARVEEFKLKKMWKSPNGTIRNILGGTVFREPILCKNIPRLVPGWTQPITIGRHAFGDQYRATDFVVNQPGKFKMVFCPADGSKQLEWEVYDFEDGGCGMGMYNTDDSITGFAHSCFQYAIQKKWPLYMSTKNTILKAYDGRFKDIFEEIFEKNYKQEFANLKIWYEHRLIDDMVAQVLKSSGGFVWACKNYDGDVQSDILAQGFGSLGLMTSVLVCPDGKTIEAEAAHGTVTRHYREHQRGRPTSTNPIASIFAWTRGLEHRGKLDGNPDLIKFSQTLEKVCVQTVESGVMTKDLAGCVHGLANCKLNTHYVNTSDFLDAIRTNLDKALGK
- the LOC115397190 gene encoding isocitrate dehydrogenase [NADP], mitochondrial-like isoform X2; translated protein: MAGYLQTLRTASRIVAAGLPLNPAVVSPAAACSHSPPRRKYATARIKVEQPVVEMDGDEMTRIIWEFIKEKLILPNVDVQLKYFDLGLPYRDHTDDQVTIDSALATKKYNVAVKCATITPDEARVEEFKLKKMWKSPNGTIRNILGGTVFREPILCKNIPRLVPGWTQPITIGRHAFGDQYRATDFVVNQPGKFKMVFCPADGSKQLEWEVYDFEDGGCGMGMYNTDDSITGFAHSCFQYAIQKKWPLYMSTKNTILKAYDGRFKDIFEEIFEKYKQEFANLKIWYEHRLIDDMVAQVLKSSGGFVWACKNYDGDVQSDILAQGFGSLGLMTSVLVCPDGKTIEAEAAHGTVTRHYREHQRGRPTSTNPIASIFAWTRGLEHRGKLDGNPDLIKFSQTLEKVCVQTVESGVMTKDLAGCVHGLANCKLNTHYVNTSDFLDAIRTNLDKALGK
- the tmed3 gene encoding transmembrane emp24 domain-containing protein 3, yielding MLRLGLLCVLLTLSGVLGTELTFELPSSRKQCYYEELEKGVKFDIDFQVIAGGNYDVDCFVTDPQGNVLYNENKRQYDSFSHTTAMEGVYKVCFSNDFSTFTNKVVYLDFRFGEEKPLLGVIDKNTALTQLESSCVAIHEVLKVVADSQTWYRLREAQDRTKAEYLLERVTFWSIGETVLLFVIGIGQVMLLKSFFGEKKSSLMAST